A genome region from Populus alba chromosome 3, ASM523922v2, whole genome shotgun sequence includes the following:
- the LOC118031014 gene encoding nucleosome assembly protein 1;2-like gives MKVSSSPKVSKHVECLRHLQSQHDELEAQFLEEREALEDKYHKLYQPLYTKRYEIVNGLKEVDGVMSAELDSIKEDQAVEEKGVPEFWLTAMKAHEVLAEEIKGQDEGALKFIKDIKWSRLQNPEGFELEFYFNPCPYFKNSVLTKTYHIIDESDPVLSQAIGTEIEWYPEKCLTTKVVKRKQRMVSKKTKTTMTIKNCESFFTFFNPPQIPENEDDLDDDDYDELQDRLKQDYNIGIIIRDKIIPHAVSWFTGEAIEEDELDGIDYDGNGGDYDDEDEDEVEDKENDDGDEEDKESDKEVEQEEKRKQGVKKDIKKDYDEDEDEEKERKWGLKKDDEAGDEENDDGDEEDNESDKEVEQEEKRKQGVKKDIKKDYDEDEEKEKKWDLKKDDDYEAEDEENDDGDEEDNASDKEAEQEEKRKQGVKKDIKEDNDEDGGEGKERKWGLKKDVEDEDEEEEEEKQVWKKKIGGAQIQKGQQKEHSSIECKQQ, from the exons ATGAAGGTGTCATCGTCTCCCAAGGTCAGCAAACACGTGGAGTGTCTCAGACATCTTCAG AGCCAACATGATGAGCTGGAAGCACAGTTTCTTGAGGAGAGAGAGGCATTAGAAGATAAATACCACAAGCTTTATCAACCACTATACACTAAG AGATATGAGATTGTGAATGGTCTAAAAGAAGTTGACGGGGTTATGTCAGCTGAATTAGATAGCATAAAAGAGGATCAAGCTGTAGAAG AGAAAGGAGTGCCTGAATTCTGGCTCACTGCAATGAAAGCTCATGAAGTACTAGCAGAGGAG ATTAAGGGACAAGATGAAGGAGCCCTAAAGTTCATAAAAGATATCAAGTGGTCGAGACTACAAAACCCTGAGGGTTTCGAGCTGGAGTTTTACTTCAACCCTTGTCCTTACTTCAAAAATTCTGTCCTGACAAAGACTTATCACATAATTGATGAATCTGATCCTGTTTTGAGCCAAGCAATTGG GACGGAAATTGAATGGTATCCTGAGAAATGCTTGACGACGAAGGTTGTGAAGAGGAAACAAAGAATGGTGTCAAAGAAGACCAAAACCACCATGACAATTAAGAACTGTGAAAGTTTCTTCACATTCTTTAATCCTCCTCAGATCCCTGAGAATGAGGATGAcctagatgatgatgat TATGATGAACTTCAGGATCGGCTAAAACAAGACTACAATATAGG TATTATTATTCGGGACAAAATCATTCCACATGCTGTGTCATGGTTTACTGGAGAGGCTATCGAGGAAGATGAGTTAGATGGTATAGATTATGATGGCAATGGTGGTGATTAtgatgatgaggatgaggatgagGTTGAAGATAAGGAGAATGATGATGGGGATGAAGAGGACAAAGAAAGCGATAAGGAGGTTGagcaagaagagaaaagaaaacaaggtgTGAAGAAGGACATAAAAAAGGACTAtgatgaggatgaggatgaagaaaaggaaagaaaatggggCTTGAAGAAGGATGATGAGGCTGGAGATGAGGAGAATGATGATGGGGATGAGGAGGACAATGAAAGCGACAAGGAGGTTGagcaagaagagaaaagaaaacaaggtgTGAAGAAGGACATAAAAAAGGATTATGATGAGGatgaggaaaaggaaaaaaaatgggacTTGAAGAAGGATGATGATTATGAGGCTGAAGATGAGGAGAATGATGATGGGGATGAGGAGGACAATGCAAGCGACAAGGAGGCTGagcaagaagagaaaagaaaacaaggtgTGAAGAAGGACATCAAAGAGGACAATGATGAGGACGGGGGTgagggaaaggaaagaaaatggggTCTAAAGAAGGACGTTGAAGACGAGGAtgaggaggaagaggaagaaaaacaggTCTGGAAGAAG AAGATTGGAGGGGCACAAATTCAGAAAGGTCAGCAAAAGGAGCACTCTAGCATTGAGTGCAAGCAACAGTAG
- the LOC118031015 gene encoding glyoxylate/succinic semialdehyde reductase 2, chloroplastic isoform X2 has translation MRLLVLKQGACGCRIFYGGAPITVGFLGLGIMGSPMAQNLIKSGCDVTVWNRTKSKCDPLISLGAKYKPSPKEVTAACDVTFAMLADPECAVEVACGKHGAASGMGPGKGYVDVSTVDGGTSKLICGHIKASGASFLEAPVSGSKKPAEDGQLIFLTAGDNSLYETVTPFLDIMGKSRFYLGEVGNGAAMKLIVNMIMGSMMATFSEGLLLSEKVGLDPNVLVEVASQGAINAPMYSLKGPSMVKSLYPTAFPLKHQQKDMRLALGLAESVSQPTPIAAAANELYKVAKSHGLSDSDFSAVIEALKGKVQS, from the exons ATGAGGTTGTTAGTGCTAAAGCAAGGTGCCTGTGGATGCAGAATTTTTT ATGGTGGCGCTCCAATTACTGTTGGCTTTCTAGGCCTTGGAATTATGGGTTCTCCAATGGCTCAGAATCTCATAAAATCCGG GTGTGATGTGACTGTTTGGAACAGGACCAAGAGCAAATGTGATCCTCTCATCAGCTTGGGAGCAAA ATATAAGCCTTCTCCCAAGGAAGTAACTGCAGCCTGTGATGTCACATTTGCAATGCTTGCTGATCCAGAATGTGCA GTGGAGGTTGCATGTGGAAAGCATGGAGCTGCAAGTGGTATGGGTCCAGGAAAAGG GTATGTGGATGTTTCAACTGTTGATGGTGGGACTTCTAAATTGATTTGTGGACATATCAAAGCTTCTGGGGCGTCTTTTTTGGAA GCACCTGTTTCTGGCTCAAAGAAACCAGCAGAAGATGGGCAACTTATATTTCTTACTGCAG GTGACAATTCTCTGTATGAAACAGTCACTCCGTTCTTAGATATCATGGGGAAG TCAAGATTTTACCTTGGGGAAGTCGGAAATGGGGCTGCAATGAAACTTATTGTCAACATGATCATGGGCAG TATGATGGCAACCTTTTCTGAAGGATTGCTTCTCAGCGAGAAAGTAGGACTGGACCCCAATGTACTGGTTGAG GTAGCATCACAGGGTGCCATTAATGCACCGATGTATTCGCTGAAAGGTCCATCGATGGTCAAATCTCTATACCCCACTGCTTTTCCCTTAAAGCATCAGCAGAAG GACATGAGACTTGCCCTGGGGTTAGCAGAATCTGTTTCCCAACCCACCCCAATTGCAGCAGCTGCAAATGAACTATACAAGGTAGCAAAAAGTCACGGGCTTAGCGATAGTGATTTTTCAGCAGTGATTGAAGCACTGAAAGGAAAAGTGCAATCCTGA
- the LOC118031017 gene encoding uncharacterized protein yields the protein MTSVKNNNMLPPGLVSNLQQVLLSRKGGGGGEEKGSDLSNDDNDQSTEPSTSACVENTEEEDNNNSKPVVLVTNGDGIDSPGLLFLVEALVREGLCNVHVCAPQSDKSVSSHSVTLQETIAATSAEINGAVAYEISGTPVDCVSLALSGALFSWSKPLLVISGINRGSNCGYHMFYSGVVAGAREALICGVPSLSISLNWKKDESQDSDFKDAVAVCLPVINAAIRDIEKGVFPQSCSLNIEIPTSPSTNKGFKLTRRSMWRSSPSWQAVSANRHPSAGHFMSNQQSLGLQLAQLSRDASAAGAARRLTTQRKNMVEIESVGAAGKSDSNRVKKYFRMEFLDKEQEDTDEDLDFRALENGFVAITPLSLSIEEDAHLAASDWISSTLHVDQ from the exons ATGACATCTGTCAAGAACAACAACATGTTACCTCCTGGCCTGGTTTCTAATCTACAACAAGTACTGTTGAGCAgaaaaggtggaggaggaggagaagaaaaaggaagtGACCTAtcaaatgatgataatgatcaATCAACAGAGCCATCTACTTCTGCTTGTGTTGAAAACACTGAAGAGGAAGACAATAATAATTCAAAGCCTGTTGTTTTGGTCACTAATGGAGATGGGATTGACTCTCCTGGTCTTCTGTTTCTTGTTGAAGCTCTGGTCCGTGAAGGCCTCTGTAATGTCCATGTTTGCGCTCCTCAATC GGACAAATCGGTATCCAGTCATTCTGTGACTTTACAAGAAACAATTGCTGCAACTTCTGCTGAAATTAATGGTGCCGTAGCTTATGAAATTTCAG GGACTCCAGTGGATTGTGTCTCATTGGCATTGTCTGGCGCACTGTTTTCATGGTCAAAACCTTTGCTG gtAATTAGTGGAATTAATCGGGGATCAAACTGTGGCTATCATAT GTTTTATTCGGGTGTTGTTGCTGGAGCTAGAGAAGCATTAATTTGTGGTGTCCCATCCCTATCAATATCACTGAATTG GAAGAAGGATGAAAGCCAAGATAGTGATTTTAAGGATGCAGTTGCTGTCTGTTTGCCAGTAATAAATGCTGCCATCAGAGATATTGAAAAGGGGGTTTTTCCACAGAGTTGCTCTCTGAATATTGAAATCCCCACATCTCCATCTACAAACAAG GGCTTCAAACTAACTAGGAGAAGTATGTGGAGATCCTCACCTAGCTGGCAAGCTGTTTCAGCTAATCGGCATCCTTCGGCTGGACATTTCATGTCTAATCAACAAAGTCTTGGCCTACAGCTTGCACAGCTTAGTAGAGATGCTTCTGCTGCT GGTGCAGCTCGCCGTCTGACCACACAAAGGAAGAACATGGTAGAGATTGAATCAGTTGGGGCTGCTGGAAAATCTGATAGCAACCGGGTGAAAAAGTATTTTCGAATGGAG TTTCTGGACAAGGAGCAGGAGGATACAGATGAGGATCTGGATTTTAGAGCGCTTGAAAATGGATTT GTTGCAATAACTCCCCTATCACTTTCTATCGAAGAGGATGCTCACTTAGCAGCCTCAGATTGGATCTCTTCCACGCTTCATGTTGACCAATAA
- the LOC118031016 gene encoding uncharacterized protein, with protein MSMDYDYPPQERQYGDNVLAFNRHSDEEHQHQQQQQQEGFYEEEQQQQEGDIGSGGIERNLSMNHHHHHHNRDSSSAGKLFVGGVSWETTEETFTNYFSKYGEVMDSVIMTDRHSGRPRGFGFVTFADPAVADRVLEEDHVIDGRAVEVKRTVPREDMDVKGVTRTKKIFVGGIPPSLTEDELKEYFSVYGSIVDHQIMLDHKTGRSRGFGFVTFDIEDAVEQIFSEGRTHELGGKQVEIKKAEPKRTGGDYGSTAKSYTGFSNGAGGFGAGNGAGGFGAGNGASGFGAGNSSVGRYGRKMGRGYGGYGGYDGYGSYGSYGGNYPAGTAGFYGGYGAYGYGFGFGGPMMYGTGVYGGSGYGIPSSYNNAAEYGGGKGYGRTGDGDGDGFGSGKRYDNGDALSGGGYGSNKGYAGSANGSAAVTGRYHPYRK; from the exons ATGTCAATGGATTATGATTATCCACCGCAAGAGAGGCAATATGGAGATAACGTCCTTGCCTTTAACCGCCATAGTGACGAAGAGCATCagcatcagcagcagcagcagcaagaagGTTTTTATGAGGAAGAACAGCAACAGCAGGAGGGGGACATAGGTAGTGGAGGAATTGAAAGAAACCTATCGatgaatcatcatcatcatcatcacaatcGTGACTCTTCTTCTGCAGG AAAACTCTTTGTTGGTGGTGTCTCCTGGGAAACTACTGAAG AAACGTTCACTAATTACTTTAGCAAGTATGGAGAAGTCATGGACTCTGTAATAATGACTGATAGACATTCTGGAAGGCCACGAGGGTTTGGGTTTGTAACATTTGCTGACCCTGCAGTTGCTGATAGGGTTTTGGAGGAAGACCATGTTATAGATGGCAGAGCG GTGGAAGTGAAGAGGACAGTTCCAAGGGAAGATATGGACGTTAAAGGAGTaacaagaacaaagaaaatttttgtTGGTGGAATACCACCTTCTTTGACTGAAG ATGAGTTAAAGGAATACTTCTCTGTTTATGGTAGCATTGTAGACCACCAGATTATGCTAGATCATAAGACTGGAAGGTCTAGGGGATTTGGGTTTGTCACATTTGACATTGAAGATGCTGTAGAACAAATCTTTTCAGAGGGCAGAACACATGAGCTTGGTGGTAAACAG GTGGAAATAAAGAAGGCTGAACCAAAGAGAACTGGTGGTGATTATGGCAGTACAGCAAAGTCTTATACTGGATTCAGCAATGGTGCAGGTGGCTTTGGTGCTGGCAATGGTGCAGGTGGCTTTGGTGCTGGCAATGGTGCGAGTGGCTTTGGTGCTGGCAATAGTTCTGTAGGTCGTTATGGTCGAAAAATGGGCAGAGGATATGGTGGGTATGGTGGCTATGATGGTTATGGGAGTTATGGCAGTTATGGAGGAAACTATCCTGCAGGCACTGCTGGTTTTTATGGTGGTTATGGTGCATATGGTTATGGTTTCGGGTTTGGTGGGCCAATGATGTATGGAACTGGTGTATATGGAGGAAGTGGTTATGGCATTCCAAGTAGTTACAACAATGCTGCCGAGTATGGTGGTGGTAAAGGATATGGGAGAACTGGTGATGGCGATGGTGATGGTTTTGGCAGCGGTAAAAGGTATGACAATGGCGATGCTCTTAGTGGTGGTGGCTATGGTAGTAATAAGGGGTATGCTGGCAGTGCAAATGGTAGTGCTGCTGTTACTGGAAGGTATCATCCTTACCGTAAGTAA
- the LOC118031015 gene encoding glyoxylate/succinic semialdehyde reductase 2, chloroplastic isoform X1: MSLLLKASNGHLFLSSSIASMATCSSFCAQLPIHFRPIPISSSFPTYQPFKPFSAQASISTANDGGAPITVGFLGLGIMGSPMAQNLIKSGCDVTVWNRTKSKCDPLISLGAKYKPSPKEVTAACDVTFAMLADPECAVEVACGKHGAASGMGPGKGYVDVSTVDGGTSKLICGHIKASGASFLEAPVSGSKKPAEDGQLIFLTAGDNSLYETVTPFLDIMGKSRFYLGEVGNGAAMKLIVNMIMGSMMATFSEGLLLSEKVGLDPNVLVEVASQGAINAPMYSLKGPSMVKSLYPTAFPLKHQQKDMRLALGLAESVSQPTPIAAAANELYKVAKSHGLSDSDFSAVIEALKGKVQS, encoded by the exons ATGTCCTTGTTGCTTAAGGCCAGCAACGGTCATCTCTTCTTATCATCATCAATTGCTTCCATGGCAACGTGTTCAAGCTTCTGCGCTCAACTTCCCATCCATTTTAGACCAATAcccatctcttcttcttttcccacTTACCAACCTTTCAAGCCCTTCTCTGCCCAAGCTTCAATTTCTACTGctaatg ATGGTGGCGCTCCAATTACTGTTGGCTTTCTAGGCCTTGGAATTATGGGTTCTCCAATGGCTCAGAATCTCATAAAATCCGG GTGTGATGTGACTGTTTGGAACAGGACCAAGAGCAAATGTGATCCTCTCATCAGCTTGGGAGCAAA ATATAAGCCTTCTCCCAAGGAAGTAACTGCAGCCTGTGATGTCACATTTGCAATGCTTGCTGATCCAGAATGTGCA GTGGAGGTTGCATGTGGAAAGCATGGAGCTGCAAGTGGTATGGGTCCAGGAAAAGG GTATGTGGATGTTTCAACTGTTGATGGTGGGACTTCTAAATTGATTTGTGGACATATCAAAGCTTCTGGGGCGTCTTTTTTGGAA GCACCTGTTTCTGGCTCAAAGAAACCAGCAGAAGATGGGCAACTTATATTTCTTACTGCAG GTGACAATTCTCTGTATGAAACAGTCACTCCGTTCTTAGATATCATGGGGAAG TCAAGATTTTACCTTGGGGAAGTCGGAAATGGGGCTGCAATGAAACTTATTGTCAACATGATCATGGGCAG TATGATGGCAACCTTTTCTGAAGGATTGCTTCTCAGCGAGAAAGTAGGACTGGACCCCAATGTACTGGTTGAG GTAGCATCACAGGGTGCCATTAATGCACCGATGTATTCGCTGAAAGGTCCATCGATGGTCAAATCTCTATACCCCACTGCTTTTCCCTTAAAGCATCAGCAGAAG GACATGAGACTTGCCCTGGGGTTAGCAGAATCTGTTTCCCAACCCACCCCAATTGCAGCAGCTGCAAATGAACTATACAAGGTAGCAAAAAGTCACGGGCTTAGCGATAGTGATTTTTCAGCAGTGATTGAAGCACTGAAAGGAAAAGTGCAATCCTGA